In the Corynebacterium anserum genome, AACACTGCGTCGTCCCCCACCTCATCATCCAGTCGTGCATCTACCGGCTCTCCGGCCACTGTTGGAGATGTCATTAGTGTGATGGAGGCGGCGTATCCCCCTTATCTTGCGGAGTCCTGGGATGCCGTGGGATTGGTGTGCGGGGATCCTACTGAGAATGTCAAGCATGTGGCCTTCGCTTTGGATTGCACTGATGCTGTGGCGGAACGGGCGATTGCAGAGAATGCGGACATGCTGATCGTTCATCACCCGCTGCTGATGCGTGGGGTGACAACTGTGGCGGCTGATACTCCGAAGGGTCGTATTGTTCACCGGCTTATCCGTCATGGTGTGGCGTTGTTTTCTGCGCACACCAACGCGGATTCGGCGCGCCCAGGGGTGAATGACTGTCTCGCTGAACTACTCGGTGTGACCCCCGGTGAGCCGTTGCGGCCGATAGAGGAGGCGTTGGATAAGTGGGGCGTGACTGTTCCCGCCTCCGACGCCAACAGTCTCAAAGACGCGGTGTTCCATGCAGGGGCAGGCACTGTCGGCGATTACACGGAGGCAGCTTTCGAATTTGACGTGACAGGTCAATTCCGTCCAACAGCAGCCGCCGATCCTCACATTGGGAGCGCCGGTGAGCTGGAACGTGTCGAGGAGATCCGCGTGGAGTTTGTTGCACAGCGGCGGGTACGTGAAAAAGTACGCGGTGCATTACTGAAAGCGCACCCGTATGAGGAGCCTGCCTATGACGTGGTGGAGACTCACTCGGGTACTGCAGATGTAGGTATCGGCCGCGTCGGTGAGCTGGATACTCCTATGACGCTGCGTGAGTTTGCTGAGCGAGTTTCTGAACGGCTCCCTCACACCGTGTGGGGAGTGCGTGCCGCCGGCGATCCAGAGTCCATGATCCGCAGGGTCGCGGTGTCCTCCGGGGCTGGAGATAGTTTCTTGGACAAGGTTGCCGGCATGGATGTGGATTGTTTTGTGACTTCAGATTTGCGTCATCATCCCGTGGACGAGCATGTGCGTGCTGGTGGATGTGCGGTCATCGATACGGCACATTGGGCTTCAGAATTCCCTTGGTGTGGACAGGCTGCCGACGTCGTGCGCCGAGGTATGGAGGAGAGGGGACACACT is a window encoding:
- a CDS encoding Nif3-like dinuclear metal center hexameric protein, which codes for MFNTASSPTSSSSRASTGSPATVGDVISVMEAAYPPYLAESWDAVGLVCGDPTENVKHVAFALDCTDAVAERAIAENADMLIVHHPLLMRGVTTVAADTPKGRIVHRLIRHGVALFSAHTNADSARPGVNDCLAELLGVTPGEPLRPIEEALDKWGVTVPASDANSLKDAVFHAGAGTVGDYTEAAFEFDVTGQFRPTAAADPHIGSAGELERVEEIRVEFVAQRRVREKVRGALLKAHPYEEPAYDVVETHSGTADVGIGRVGELDTPMTLREFAERVSERLPHTVWGVRAAGDPESMIRRVAVSSGAGDSFLDKVAGMDVDCFVTSDLRHHPVDEHVRAGGCAVIDTAHWASEFPWCGQAADVVRRGMEERGHTVTTTVLDIQTDPWTIHSQGKN